One genomic window of Leishmania major strain Friedlin complete genome, chromosome 15 includes the following:
- a CDS encoding putative NAD/FAD dependent dehydrogenase: MPLSSSPAPKRFSAEVRDDNPYSRLMALQRMGVVDDYESIRDKAVAIIGAGGVGSVVAEMLTRCGIGKLLLFDYDTVEMANMNRLFYRPEQQGMKKVEAAKETLEGINPDTVIEPHAYNITSTEHWQRFSEALTRGGVSPNSPIDLLLCCVDNFQARLTVNLACLTYEVPWMESGVAENAVSGHIQLLLPGVTPCYECCPPLVVATGLPEAKREGVCAASLPTTMGIVAGFLAQNTLKYLIQFGEVSEYIGYDAMRDHFPRVELKANPECRNALCGKRQAAYAAKVQEMGKAAHPLYAARKARADRAEKERQAAQARAKACAAEWDITVEAEGKDSLAVHSGVAKLAAAGAASSATAAALLGNNEEGESGLEYAYAGTAADNAAVEDEDKYVKTAGASVEELMARMKAIQ, translated from the coding sequence ATGCCCCTATCCTCCTCCCCAGCGCCGAAGAGGTTCAGCGCCGAGGTGCGCGACGATAACCCCTACAGCCGCctgatggcgctgcagcggatgGGCGTCGTGGACGATTACGAGAGCATTCGCGACAAGGCGGTTGCCATCattggcgccggcggcgtcggctcCGTCGTGGCGGAGATGCTGACACGCTGCGGCATCGGCAAGCTCCTTCTCTTCGACTACGATACGGTGGAGATGGCGAACATGAACCGTCTCTTCTACCGCCCCGAACAGCAGGGGATGAAGAAAGTCGAAGCCGCCAAGGAGACCCTCGAGGGCATCAACCCCGACACCGTCATCGAGCCGCACGCCTACAACATTACCTCGACAGAGCACTGGCAACGCTTCTCGGAAGCGCTCACGAGGGGCGGCGTCAGCCCCAACTCACCGATCGACCTCCTGCTGTGTTGCGTCGACAACTTCCAGGCACGCCTCACTGTGAACCTCGCGTGCCTGACGTACGAGGTGCCGTGGATGGagagcggcgtcgccgagaacgccgtcagcggacacattcagctgctgcttcccgGTGTCACCCCCTGCTACGAGTGCTGTCCACCGCTCGTGGTCGCTACTGGCTTGCCAGAGGCGAAGCGGGAGGGCGTCTGCGCGGCCTCGCTGCCGACCACCATGGGCATTGTTGCTGGCTTCCTGGCGCAGAACACGCTCAAGTACCTCATCCAATTCGGCGAGGTCTCCGAGTATATCGGCTACGACGCCATGCGCGACCACTTCCCCCGTGTCGAGCTAAAGGCAAACCCGGAGTGCCGCAACGCGCTGTGCGGGAAGCGGCAGGCCGCCTACGCGGCTAAGGTCCAGGAAATGGGTAAGGCGGCGCACCCGCTCTACGCCGCGCGCAAGGCACGCGCAGATCgtgcggagaaggagcggcaggcagcgcaggcgcgggCGAAGGCGTGCGCGGCCGAGTGGGACATCACGGTGGAGGCCGAAGGCAAGGACTCCCTCGCTGTCCACAGTGGGGTGGCGAAactcgccgctgctggtgcggcaagcagtgccaccgccgctgcgttACTGGGCAACAacgaagagggcgagagcggGCTGGAGTACGCGTACGCTGGCACTGCAGCAGACAACGCCGCGGTCGAGGATGAGGACAAGTACGTCAAGACGGCCGGTGCGTCTGTTGAAGAACTCATGGCACGCATGAAGGCCATCCAGTAG
- a CDS encoding putative succinate dehydrogenase: protein MPSAPLPGQLANYSSPLYMYLHLIKNSTAKTPQLYTAKDNSKTAMHLLTRRAANANYTVNRWYLKEKVDSSNRMRLEGLYECVLCASCTGSCPQYWWNREHFLGPAVLLQSYRWLVEPLDRDFDERVRMFETGNLVNMCHNIFNCSITCPKFLNPGLASKEIKRLSSPSTKRVGPAIEMEPVTSGKEAGKRSLLQRL from the coding sequence ATGCCGTCCGCGCCCCTCCCCGGCCAACTGGCGAACTACAGCAGCCCGCTGTACATGTACCTCCACCTCATAAAGAACTCGACGGCCAAGACGCCGCAGCTGTACACGGCCAAGGACAACAGCAAAACAGCGATGCACCTCCTcacgcggcgcgccgccaaCGCAAACTACACCGTGAACCGGTGGTATCTGAAGGAGAAGGTCGACTCTAGTAACCGCATGCGTCTCGAGGGACTCTACGAGTGCGTGCTCTGCGCCTCTTGCACCGGCTCCTGCCCACAGTACTGGTGGAACCGTGAGCACTTCTTGGGtcctgctgtgctgctgcagtcgtACCGCTGGCTCGTCGAGCCTCTTGACCGCGACTTTgacgagcgcgtgcgcatgttCGAGACAGGCAACCTGGTGAACATGTGCCACAACATCTTCAACTGCAGCATCACCTGCCCCAAGTTCCTCAACCCTGGTCTGGCGTCGAAGGAGATCAAGCGCTTATCGTCTCCGTCGACGAAGCGCGTTGGGCCGGCGATCGAGATGGAGCCCGTTACGAGCGGGAAGGAGGCGGGAAAACGAAGTCTCCTGCAAAGGCTGTGA
- a CDS encoding putative 60S ribosomal protein L6, whose protein sequence is MAATKSAASAAKRKAAKKVSRKSPEYTTLRKSCAPGAIAIILAGRFRGRRAVILKQLPHNGPLVVSGPMKYNGVPIRRIDSRYVIATSTTVDISSVDTASITAEVFQRPKAEKPTKSEGDFMGDKQKAKAEKAAKKTSKAGKKTLVSDARAQLQKKIDAALIAAIKKDAQGKEKAGYLRSVFTVKPGDAPHRWNW, encoded by the coding sequence ATGGCCGCCACCAAGTCCGCTGCGTCCGCcgcgaagaggaaggcggcgaagaaggTGTCGCGCAAGAGCCCCGAGTACACGACTCTGCGCAAGAGCTGTGCTCCCGGCGCCATCGCGATCATCCTCGCCGGCCGCTTCCGCGGTCGCCGCGCCGTGATCctgaagcagctgccgcacaaCGGCCCGCTGGTCGTGTCTGGCCCGATGAAGTACAATGGCGTCCCCATCCGCCGCATCGACTCCCGCTACGTGatcgccaccagcaccacggTGGACATCTCCAGCGTTGACACGGCGTCCATCACCGCCGAGGTGTTCCAGCGCCCCAAGGCGGAGAAGCCGACCAAGAGCGAGGGCGACTTCATGGGCGACAAGCAGAAGGCTAAGGCGGAGAAGGCTGCCAAGAAGACCTCCAAGGCGGGAAAGAAGACCCTTGTGTCGGACGCGCGCGCCCAGCTGCAGAAGAAGATCGACGCTGccctcatcgccgccatcaAGAAGGACGCTCAGGGCAAGGAAAAGGCCGGCTACCTGCGCTCCGTCTTCACGGTGAAACCCGGTgatgcgccgcaccgctggaACTGGTAG
- the GDH gene encoding glutamate dehydrogenase, with the protein MMRHTASRAVARLCGRGLPASHAVTSTTLLGVASLATPSRFTSSGATSPLVDRDAIIKAVTTQAVFDKKIVESLANTFVSGLEKSSYPRNFSQAEMIAHVQGLLTAEARFRMGDSFEYVHENHRTAFYICHNEPQKKLRMLRKMARFVSLNQDPHLGSNTHHYVSEDRKFAIYNASIEPFVESGSEEEHVNPKSPALPTRTAARQMTEEQKNIIRGLLRRQLSSVFPVFHVEEVEKGHVSFTMATMVERTNYVASLLSIFQEIEGAEVMMSVSYSFSNGVQVYGFEIRGATAEQIEERASLVGLLPNRPFNAITRLHEAGALSCEETVFIDAAVIFTMYFTPSPTTDDYRHLKAILAKEPNGVNRLNNLRSSLTQEVMSERYTGSVIALYPEFVKLIYEDFRLGSTPERRAAIAEKITHRLREDDRPEYDHTLFMSFLKFNEVIIKHNFCKTEKAALAFRLNPVFLKELEFPRVPHGVFLFAGGQWRGFHIRFTDIARGGVRMIICKERDYRRNKRSVFQENYNLAHTQLLKNKDIPEGGSKGTILVSSRYLNKFDEVRCQHIFLQYVDALLDVIIPGEKGVVDGLKSEEIIFLGPDENTAGTFPAAGALYSKGRGYKSWKSFTTGKDPELGGIPHDVYGMTTHSVRAYVTSIYEKLGLNESEMRKFQTGGPDGDLGSNELLRSKEKMVGMVDISASLHDPKGIDREELARLAHHRLPLREFNRSKLSPEGFLVLTEDCNVKLPDGTLVEDGSRLRNEFHFLKYSDADVFVPCGGRPRSVTLENVGRFLKIPNADGESMMEGKYANLPPEQLKFKIIVEGANLFISQDARLALEKCGVTLIKDASANKGGVTSSSLEVFAGLCLSDEEHTKYMSAKSATDAPEFYKKYVKEILDRIEENAKLEFNAIWREWEKDPQQPKTLIADALSRKNVQIRASMLSSDIFQNRDLVRYVMDQYAPKTLKEVVPVDLMLKRVPENYQHAICAMWLASGYVYQTGVNSNEFDFFRYMTEVYANAAKSAK; encoded by the coding sequence atgATGCGCCATACCGCCTCCCGGGCCGTGGCCCGActctgcggccgcggcctccCGGCCAGCCACGCCGTCACCTCCACGACGCTGCTCGGTGTCGCCTCGCTTGCCACCCCGAGCCGCTTCACTTCCTCGGGTGCCACATCGCCGCTGGTGGACCGGGACGCCATCATCAAGGCTGTTACGACGCAGGCTGTCTTCGACAAGAAGATTGTCGAGTCCCTCGCCAACACCTTTGTGAGCGGCCTCGAGAAATCGAGCTACCCGCGCAACTTCTCTCAGGCGGAGATGATCGCCCACGTGCAGGGCCTCTTGACGGCGGAGGCTCGCTTCCGCATGGGCGACTCCTTCGAGTACGTCCACGAGAACCACCGCACCGCCTTCTACATATGCCACAACGAGCCTCAGAAGAAGCTGCGCATGCTGCGCAAGATGGCGCGGTTCGTGTCCCTCAACCAGGATCCTCACCTCGGCAGTAACACGCACCACTACGTCAGCGAGGACCGCAAGTTCGCCATCTACAACGCCTCCATCGAGCCCTTCgtcgagagcggcagcgaggaggagcatgTCAACCCCAAAAGCCCGGCACTGCCGACGCGGACGGCCGCCAGGCAAATgacggaggagcagaagAACATTATCCGTGGCCTactccgccgccagctcagcTCTGTTTTCCCGGTCTTCCacgtcgaggaggtggaaaAGGGGCATGTGTCCTTCACGATGGCCACCATGGTCGAGCGCACGAATTACGTCGCCTCACTGCTGTCCATCTTCCAGGAGATTGAGGGGGCTGAGGTCATGATGAGCGTGTCCTACAGCTTCTCGAACGGGGTGCAGGTGTACGGCTTTGAGATCCGCGGCGCGACGGCTGAGCAAATAGAGGAGCGGGCCTCGCTGGTCGGACTGCTGCCGAACCGCCCCTTCAACGCCATCACGCGTCTGCACGAGGCCGGCGCGCTGTCATGCGAGGAGACGGTGTTCATCGACGCAGCCGTCATCTTCACCATGTACTTCACTCCGAGCCCGACGACAGACGACTACCGTCACCTCAAGGCGATCCTGGCAAAGGAGCCGAATGGCGTGAACCGGCTGAACAACCTGCGGAGCTCACTGACGCAGGAGGTCATGTCCGAGCGCTACACCGGCTCCGTCATCGCCCTCTACCCGGAGTTTGTAAAGCTCATCTACGAAGACTTCCGTCTTGGTTCCACGcccgagcgccgcgctgccatTGCCGAGAAAATTacgcaccgcctgcgcgaGGACGACCGCCCGGAGTACGACCACACGCTGTTCATGAGCTTCCTCAAGTTCAACGAGGTGATCATCAAGCACAACTTCTGCAAGACAGAGAAGGCTGCGCTCGCCTTCCGGCTGAACCCGGTGTTTCTCAAGGAGCTCGAGTTCCCGCGTGTGCCGCACGGCGTCTTCCTTTTCGCTGGTGGGCAGTGGCGCGGCTTCCACATCCGCTTCACCGACATCGcgcgtggcggtgtgcgcATGATCATCTGCAAGGAGCGTGACTACCGCAGGAACAAGCGCTCCGTCTTCCAGGAGAACTACAACCTCGCCcacacgcagctgctgaaaAACAAAGACATCCcggagggcggcagcaagGGCACGATTCTCGTCTCCAGCCGTTACCTAAACAAGTTCGACGAGGTGCGCTGCCAGCACATCTTCCTCCAGTACGTCGACGCTCTGCTCGATGTAATCATCCCTGGCGAAAAGGGCGTCGTGGACGGGCTCAAGTCAGAGGAGATCATCTTCCTCGGCCCGGATGAGAACACCGCCGGCACCTTCCCGGCCGCTGGCGCGCTCTACAGCAAGGGGCGTGGCTACAAGTCGTGGAAGTCCTTCACGACTGGCAAGGACCCCGAGCTTGGTGGCATCCCGCACGACGTGTACGGCATGACGACGCACAGCGTGCGAGCCTACGTGACGTCCATCTACGAGAAGCTCGGCCTCAACGAGTCGGAGATGCGCAAGTTCCAGACCGGCGGCCCGGACGGCGACCTCGGCTCGAACGAGTTGCTGCGCAGCAAGGAGAAGATGGTCGGCATGGTGGACATCTCGGCCTCGCTGCACGACCCGAAGGGCATCGACCGCGAGGAGCTTGCCCGCCTGGCTCACCACCGCCTGCCTCTGCGCGAGTTCAACCGCAGTAAGCTGTCGCCGGAGGGCTTCCTGGTGCTGACGGAGGACTGCAATGTGAAGCTGCCCGACGGCACCCTCGTCGAGGACGGCTCTCGCCTGCGTAATGAGTTCCACTTCCTCAAGTACTCCGACGCAGATGTCTTCGTTCCTTGCGGCGGTCGCCCACGGAGCGTGACGCTCGAAAACGTTGGCAGGTTTCTCAAGATTCCGAACGCGGACGGTGAGTCCATGATGGAAGGCAAGTACGCGAACTTGCCGCCGGAGCAGCTAAAGTTCAAGATCATTGTGGAAGGTGCCAACCTGTTCATCTCGCAGGACGCCCGTCTGGCGCTCGAGAAGTGCGGCGTGACGCTCATCAAGGATGCGTCGGCGAACAAGGGTGGCGTGACATCCTCCTCGCTGGAGGTGTTTGCaggcctctgcctctccgaCGAGGAGCACACCAAGTACATGTCCGCCAAGAGCGCCACGGATGCGCCGGAGTTTTACAAGAAGTACGTGAAAGAGATCCTCGACCGCATTGAGGAGAACGCGAAGCTCGAGTTCAACGCCATCTGGCGCGAGTGGGAGAAGGACCCACAGCAGCCGAAGACGCTCATTGCCGACGCGCTCAGCAGAAAGAACGTGCAGATCCGCGCAAGCATGCTGAGCAGCGATATCTTCCAGAACCGCGACCTGGTCCGCTACGTGATGGATCAATACGCACCTAAGACGCTGAAGGAGGTGGTGCCTGTGGATCTGATGCTGAAGCGCGTGCCGGAAAACTACCAGCACGCCATCTGCGCCATGTGGCTTGCCTCTGGCTACGTCTACCAGACCGGGGTGAACAGCAACGAGTTCGACTTCTTCCGCTACATGACCGAGGTCTACGCCAACGCGGCGAAGAGTGCCAAGTAG
- a CDS encoding putative solanesyl-diphosphate synthase, protein MLQRSLARLCAAAQRQGNKALAAEGRSFALVNREVTAIKEHIQSLVTNTNNEVLDHAGKYVLAAGGKLMRPALVVLMAHAMLPLDVSAHLLEEPIGSLDEVTPGTILPFLRLAEVTELIHTASLLHDDVIDNTDTRRGRPALHKVYDAKRAVLAGDYMLARASFYIATLQVPRIVILMTTALEELTSGELMQMDGCFDIPRYEQKSFCKTASLIANSLASTAVLAGPGNEALEQTAFDFGKHLGIAFQILDDCLDITGDEKMLGKPKLVDMKEGIATIPVLLVARRNAKVAEMVCRRFAEPGDAEFCLEAVEKEGAVAEAMHRADEHCRLGLESLHKLHHSPARDALESALSMVMNRKS, encoded by the coding sequence aTGCTGCAGCGTTCTCTGGCTCGgctgtgcgccgcggcgcagaggcAGGGCAACAAGGCGCTCGCGGCGGAGGGTCGCTCATTCGCCTTAGTGAACCGCGAGGTCACCGCCATCAAGGAGCACATTCAGTCGCTCGTGACCAACACGAACAACGAGGTGCTCGACCATGCCGGCAAGTATGTGCTGGCTGCCGGCGGCAAGCTGATGCGTCCAGCGCTGGTGGTGCTCATGGCGCATgcgatgctgccgctcgACGTGAGTGCACATCTCCTTGAGGAGCCGATCGGGTCGCTGGACGAGGTGACGCCGGGCACCATCCTGCCCTTCTTACGGCTGGCAGAGGTCACGGAGCTCATCCATacagcgtcgctgctgcacgacgaCGTCATCGACAACACCGACACGCGTCGCGGACGCCCCGCATTACACAAAGTCTACGACGCCAAGCGTGCGGTGCTCGCCGGTGACTACATGCTGGCCCGCGCGTCCTTCTACATTGCCACGCTGCAGGTGCCACGCATCGTCATTCTCATGACGAcagcgctggaggagctgacaTCTGGTGAGCTTATGCAGATGGACGGCTGCTTCGACATCCCGCGCTACGAGCAGAAGAGTTTCTGCAAGACGGCGTCGCTCATCGCCAACTCGCTCGCTtccacggcggtgctggcgggcCCGGGCAATGAGGCGCTGGAGCAGACGGCCTTCGACTTTGGCAAGCACCTTGGCATCGCCTTCCAGATCCTCGACGACTGCCTTGACATCACCGGCGACGAGAAGATGCTGGGGAAGCCGAAGCTGGTGGACATGAAGGAGGGTATCGCAACGATACCAGTGCTTCTCGTGGCGCGGCGCAACGCGAAGGTGGCTGAGATggtgtgccgccgcttcgcTGAGCCGGGCGACGCGGAGTTCTGCCTGGAGGCAGTGGAAAAGGAAGGTGCGGTGGCCGAGGCCATGCACCGCGCGGACGAGCACTGCCGGCTTGGGTTGGAGTCGCTGCACAAATTGCACCACTCGCCCGCGCGCGACGCACTCGAGAGCGCGCTGTCGATGGTGATGAACCGCAAGTCGTGA
- the TRYP1 gene encoding tryparedoxin peroxidase → MSCGNAKINSPAPSFEEVALMPNGSFKKISLSSYKGKWVVLFFYPLDFSFVCPTEVIAFSDSVSRFNELNCEVLACSIDSEYAHLQWTLQDRKKGGLGTMAIPMLADKTKSIARSYGVLEESQGVAYRGLFIIDPHGMLRQITVNDMPVGRSVEEVLRLLEAFQFVEKHGEVCPANWKKGAPTMKPEPNASVEGYFSKL, encoded by the coding sequence ATGTCCTGCGGTAACGCCAAGATCAACTCTCCCGCGCCGTCcttcgaggaggtggcgctcaTGCCCAACGGCAGCTTCAAGAAGATCAGCCTCTCCTCCTACAAGGGCAAGTGGgtcgtgctcttcttctaCCCGCTCGACTTTAGCTTCGTGTGCCCGACAGAGGTCATCGCGTTCTCCGACAGCGTGAGTCGCTTCAACGAGCTCAACTGCGAGGTCCTCGCGTGCTCGATAGACAGCGAGTACGCGCACCTGCAGTGGACGCTGCAGGACCGCAAGAAGGGCGGCCTCGGGACCATGGCGATCCCAATGCTAGCCGACAAGACCAAGAGCATCGCTCGTTCCTAcggcgtgctggaggagagcCAGGGCGTGGCCTACCGCGGTCTCTTCATCATCGACCCCCATGGCATGCTGCGTCAGATCACCGTCAATGACATGCCGGTGGGCCgcagcgtggaggaggttcTACGCCTGCTGGAGGCTTTTCAGTTCGTGGAGAAGCACGGCGAGGTGTGCCCCGCGAACTGGAAGAAGGGCGCCCCCACGATGAAGCCGGAACCGAATGCGTCTGTCGAGGGATACTTCAGCAAGCTCTGA
- a CDS encoding putative developmentally regulated protein: MTVFWLEQWWKRKDHRKIRGARGARFASLRFHGAFILSVLVLVEYVFRSTDNFTARHFADPPLLAPPPLPTSLGYSMTSEMPHLKSLELEREAPAHLPRSGPLDLKGLRGEGRPSG; encoded by the coding sequence ATGACCGTGTTTTGGCTGGAGCAGTGGTGGAAGCGCAAGGATCACCGCAAGATCCGTGGCGCACGTGGCGCACGTTTTgcctcgctgcgcttccACGGCGCCTTCATCCTCAGCGTCCTCGTGCTGGTCGAGTACGTGTTCCGGTCGACGGACAACTTCACGGCGCGGCACTTCGCGGACCCGccactgctggcgccgccgccgctgcccacgTCGCTCGGGTACTCGATGACAAGCGAGATGCCGCACTTGAAGTCGCTTGAGCTGGAGCGcgaggcgccagcgcacctACCGCGGAGCGGTCCCCTCGACCTCAAGGGCCTCCGCGGAGAGGGCCGTCCCTCGGGATGA